The DNA region CCTGCAGGACATTGTGAAGGACTTCCGCGGGTTTTACCGCCTCCTGACCAGTGATGGTCAGATGAGATGGGTAAGAGCAAACGCAGGAACACTTTCATGACATTTATACTCGAAAATAAGGGCCACATAACTCCTCTCTGGTTACAGACTGCACTGACTGTCAGCATTCATCATAGCTGGTTGCTGTCAGACATTCAACTGAAATAGTTTGTGCTTTAGGCCGTAGCTTTTGAAGGCCCTGCTACATTATAGATTGCCTTGATTATcttcaggtgtttgtttttcatgccCGAGTCTTTCTTGTAATTGTTGGATGCAGATTATGTTCAAATGGATTTGGATGGTGTCTTCCTAAATCAATTGTCCTGTCTGGATCAGTTAGGACCAGAAAAAGGAGTGATCCAGCTGGCTACGGCCGCAGTGCTGAACGCAGTGTGGGACCTGTGGGCGAGGGCGGAGGGCAAGGTGGGGCCGCAGCAAGAGCCATcatgacagaaacacaatttctgCGAAAGCTTGTGACTCACAGCCTGTTGTTGTGTCCTTCTCCCGCAGCCACTGTGGAAGCTGCTGGTTGACATGGTGAGTCGCTGAAAGTTGAACTCAAGGTTTCATGTCGACAATGTGACCTCGGAGGGGAATATcatgctttttgtgtgtcttttgtgttcaGGATCCCGAGCAGATTGTTTCGTGCGTTGACTTCAGGTACATCACTGATGTGCTCACAGAGAAGGAGGCTCTAGGTGAGACGGGTCTACGGTGCACAGTATGTGGCCAGAGGAAAGAAGTGTCTGGGATAGAGCGTGGTCAAAGCAGCAGgctctttctgcttctctttttttgtttcagacaTACTGGTGGGCGCACAGGAGGGCAAGAAGCAGAGAGGTAAGCACACAATTCATAAATTACATGGCTGGATAGGATTTTGTGGGGTGATATTGCCTCATTATAAACTAACAGGGGGGCTATCAGCCTCCCTAATAGGCCCCTGCACTCCATGATTGCTCTATTAAAACACACTTATACTCAAATATTTATTACCTgtctgagctgtttttttttctctctctcttgccagAGGATCGCATGATGAAAGAGGGTTATCCTGCATACACCACCTCTTGTGCTTGGCTTGGATACTCAGACCAGCAGCTCAAACAGGTTTCTAAGTCTATAAAATACATACAGCTATATCTGTTCGACAAAACAGCTTTcactgacagctgtgtgtgttcctgcagctctgcacagATGCACTCAAAAGCGGTTGGACCAAGTTCAAGGTGAAAGTTGGTGCCAATCTGGATGATGACATACACAGGTGCCGACTCATCAGGCAAACGATCGGCCCAAATAACACGTTGGTAAGTTcttagtattattattatttttatttattcatttatttttattttttgtcctgAGCTTTGCATCCCTTTCATTAAATAAGCAAACTGTCTGTTAGATGATTGATGCCAACCAGAGATGGGACGTAGCCGAGGCCATCAGCTGGGTGACCAGCCTCTCTGAGTTCAAGCCGCTTTGGATCGAGGAGCCAACGTCTCCAGACGACATCCTCGGTCATGCTGCTATCTCCAAGGtaaaaaaagttatatttttcattttgcccaTGTATTTGAGAACACGAAAAGATTTTGAGCCAATTTTTCTCTGGACATAGATATGCACCAGTTTCACCAACTCTCCGACCTTGTGATTAAGACAATTAACCACAGAGATGTCTCGTTCTTTTACTTCATTCTGGTCATTTAGCTTTTAGCATTTAGCTCTTTTGCAGCTCCTTGTAGTTGTTATGTCTTTCAGTTTGATTCTCTTTGTGCTCAATTTGTATTCTGTTCATATGATTAACATGGAACATTTAGTTCATTGACACAGAGTCCCATGATCTTCGAGCCATGTGATCATCCAGCCCGTCTCTGTATGCCTCATCAGTAATCTGTCCACAGGACAAGACTCAAACAAGGTGTCCAACTTCTTGTTGCAGGCTTTGGCTCCGCTCGGGATCGGCGTGGCAACAGGGGAGCAGGTCAGAGCTCAAGTTTGTTCAAGGCCGTATACTCAGTCTGAGGTAATGAAATGTGTCTGGCTgactgtttcctcttcagtgtGCTAACAGGGTGATGTTTAAGCAGTTCCTGCAGGCCTCAGCACTGCAGTTTGTCCAAATTGACAGCTGTCGGTTGGGCAGCGTCAACGAAAACCTGGCTGTGCTGCTGATGGCCCACAAGTTCCAAGGTAAGAGGTCAAACCAGACGCCGTTCAGTTAGATGTGGAAGCCTtaaagctttgttgtttttcatggtgcaacaaaaggcagaaaatattACACAAGTTAAAAACCTGTATGAGAACCTTAGTACTATTAGTTTTATATCTCTACATGTTCTTTTGCCTCCACGTAGTTATTCaaattcagtaatttttttttcttctctctcaatattttacatattaGTTTGCACAGAGCACCCAATCTGCTACATCACTACTTTCCCTAtgcaacattttccattttcaggaagagctgtgtgtgtgtgttgcatagGGAAAGCAGAGGgaagataaatatttaaacatgtaTTAAGAAAATTGAGACAGTGAAGTTTTAAATATCTATTCAAAAGAAGAGGTGAGTAAAATAATCAGCTcaggaaaagaaatatttttctttcacattgtAAGACATCTAGTAGGTATGAAGTGTCTTTAGTGTGACGTGCTCAGTCGTCTTGTTATCACAatagaaatgtttgtttgtttttccctcagTGCCAGTTTGCCCTCATGCTGGAGGAGTTGGTCTTTGTGAACTCGTCCAGCATCTGATTCTGTTCGACtacatctgtgtgtctgcaagTCTCAGCAACCGGTAAGAGCAGGATGTTTTATTTCCCAAACCGGGTTCAGAGTAGCACGTGATAATCCTCCTCTCCAGGATGTGTGAATATGTGGACCACCTTCACGAACACTTCACAAGTCCTGTTGTGATCCAAAACGCCCACTACATGCCCCCAAAGGTACGACAAGTTAGAAAGCAACCTCCGTTTGTACATTACTCTGAAACCAAATCTCTCTCCATCACTTCCACTTACAGCTTGAGATGTTTACTCTCGTTTTCAGGATCCAGGCTACTCCTGTGAGATGCTGGAGTCGTCAGTGCAAAGACACCAGTATCCTGAAGGAGACACATGGAAGCTGCTCATGAACAAATGAGTCTCTTAAAAATGTCACTCAAGTCTGAAGATTTATTGGCAATAGATTTGTATAAATTAGAACAAAGCTCAGAcacctgtgatttttttttagtgtaATGCCAGATTTACACTTTCAGCGCACCAGCTAACTGCTGATATTTTAGTGAAGCACATTCATAAGAATAAGATTTTATATACAAAAATAGATTATTCCTACAAAGAAATcaataaacagacataaaaacaatcTTGTGCTTTAAGTGTACTTAATATGTTAATGAAAAAGTGGAGTAAAGCAGACACAGAAGTGCTGAACAAGGATAACTGAAGTTCATCTCCTTCCAAGATGAATTCATATTCATGTGTAATATTCTTTAGAGTCAGGAGTGTTACACAGCCATCTGCATCTTGATGGTGGGATGGGGGTTGTAGTCACAAATCTCAAAGTCCTCTGCCTGGAAATCATCGATAGACTCCACCTTCCTCAGGATCTTCAGCTTGGGGAAGGGGCGGATCTCCCTCTGGAGCTGAAAGTTTAGAGAAGGCACAGGTAAATGTAAAATCCACCAGAGAAAGAAGATATTAAAGATACTTTTCACTAACTCACCTGCACTTTGAGAGGTTCAATGTGGTTGAGGTAGATGTGAGCATCGCCCAGGGTGTGAACAAAGTCACCCGGCTGAGGGGACAGAATACAAATTACATAACAGATGAGATAACAGGATACGCCACGCTGATCTACAAGATTTCAAAGGACGTCACTGCTTTTACCTTGAGCCCTGTGATGTGGGCGATCATGTAGGTAAGGAGTGCGTAGCTGGCGATATTGAAAGGCACACCCAGCCCCATATCTCCTGAGCGCTGGTACAGCTGACATGACAGCTCACCGTCGCACACGTAGAACTGGCAGAGAGCGTGGCAGGGGGGCAGGGCCATGCGGGACAGGTCTGGCAAAACATGAAGTCATACTTAAGCATAAGGTTTTAGGAAATGTGGACCAGACTGGGCTGATTagagtgcatttatttttaaatgctgataTCTGGCCCACCTTTGGGATTCCATGCACACATGATGATGCGTCTGTCTTCTGGATTCTTCTTGATGGTGTCAATCACTTTCTGCAGCTGATCAACACCTTGTCCTGTGTAATCTgttgaaggggggaaaaaagtcaaTGATCAATTAAGACCTAAAGCTGTAATCAGTTAGCCCTCCCGTCTTACTTAAAAGAACCAATTGACACGTTCAGATATatacttctttttttactgACAACTTAAGCCAAAATCAACCATTTAACATTTATCCACCAAAGGAATATGTCAAAGCAAAAACTGAAAGCTTGGCTGatttataaaattaataatttctcCTTAAATTGTTGgtcaaaacaagacatttgaagAGGTGACCTTGGGAAAGGACACTGCGATGTGAGAGAGCATCCTATGCTTGATTATTAAACATCTCTGGACAAATAAGTGTATTTTAAGTATTGTGAACAGAAACTTAAGTAGATACCACCCAGAAAAGACAACATACTGTAcctgcatgcatgtctttgtattCTGCACCAAAGTGCCTCCACTGGAAACCATATACAGGTCCCAGGTCgccctcctctctttctgtgaAACCAAGATTGTCCAGGAATTCCCGGGACCCGTTGGCATCCCAAATCTTCACCCCTTTCTCAGAGAGCTCTTTGGCATTTGTTGATCCCTGAGAGatacataaaaaatatcagGTCAGTTCACCTAAATTGCAAAGAGTCATATTTTCCTCTTGTATATAGGAACAAGGTGATTGTGAAATATTCTCAAGAAGTAAATCTGCTCACCTTAATAAACCAAAGCAACTCATGAAGGATCCCTTTCCAAAACACCCTCTTGGTTGTGAGTAAGGGAAAACAGTctgcaagacaaaaa from Echeneis naucrates chromosome 20, fEcheNa1.1, whole genome shotgun sequence includes:
- the enosf1 gene encoding mitochondrial enolase superfamily member 1 isoform X1, whose amino-acid sequence is MSHRIVSVSVRDVRFPTSLEQHGSDAMHTDPDYSAAYVVLHTACGLRGFGLTFTLGKGTEIVVLAVEALADLVVGKSLQDIVKDFRGFYRLLTSDGQMRWLGPEKGVIQLATAAVLNAVWDLWARAEGKPLWKLLVDMDPEQIVSCVDFRYITDVLTEKEALDILVGAQEGKKQREDRMMKEGYPAYTTSCAWLGYSDQQLKQLCTDALKSGWTKFKVKVGANLDDDIHRCRLIRQTIGPNNTLMIDANQRWDVAEAISWVTSLSEFKPLWIEEPTSPDDILGHAAISKALAPLGIGVATGEQCANRVMFKQFLQASALQFVQIDSCRLGSVNENLAVLLMAHKFQVPVCPHAGGVGLCELVQHLILFDYICVSASLSNRMCEYVDHLHEHFTSPVVIQNAHYMPPKVRQVRKQPPFVHYSETKSLSITSTYSLRCLLSFSGSRLLL
- the tyms gene encoding thymidylate synthase isoform X1, whose protein sequence is MDIQRCSEIHAGERCSEVGAKKDAEVSSAPEKKTFGFFCDERGYLDQVDYILQHGHKKGDRTGTGVLSVFGSQARYNLRDCFPLLTTKRVFWKGILHELLWFIKGSTNAKELSEKGVKIWDANGSREFLDNLGFTEREEGDLGPVYGFQWRHFGAEYKDMHADYTGQGVDQLQKVIDTIKKNPEDRRIIMCAWNPKDLSRMALPPCHALCQFYVCDGELSCQLYQRSGDMGLGVPFNIASYALLTYMIAHITGLKPGDFVHTLGDAHIYLNHIEPLKVQLQREIRPFPKLKILRKVESIDDFQAEDFEICDYNPHPTIKMQMAV
- the enosf1 gene encoding mitochondrial enolase superfamily member 1 isoform X2 → MSHRIVSVSVRDVRFPTSLEQHGSDAMHTDPDYSAAYVVLHTACGLRGFGLTFTLGKGTEIVVLAVEALADLVVGKSLQDIVKDFRGFYRLLTSDGQMRWLGPEKGVIQLATAAVLNAVWDLWARAEGKPLWKLLVDMDPEQIVSCVDFRYITDVLTEKEALDILVGAQEGKKQREDRMMKEGYPAYTTSCAWLGYSDQQLKQLCTDALKSGWTKFKVKVGANLDDDIHRCRLIRQTIGPNNTLMIDANQRWDVAEAISWVTSLSEFKPLWIEEPTSPDDILGHAAISKALAPLGIGVATGEQCANRVMFKQFLQASALQFVQIDSCRLGSVNENLAVLLMAHKFQVPVCPHAGGVGLCELVQHLILFDYICVSASLSNRMCEYVDHLHEHFTSPVVIQNAHYMPPKDPGYSCEMLESSVQRHQYPEGDTWKLLMNK
- the tyms gene encoding thymidylate synthase isoform X2, with the translated sequence MPATTEIHAGERCSEVGAKKDAEVSSAPEKKTFGFFCDERGYLDQVDYILQHGHKKGDRTGTGVLSVFGSQARYNLRDCFPLLTTKRVFWKGILHELLWFIKGSTNAKELSEKGVKIWDANGSREFLDNLGFTEREEGDLGPVYGFQWRHFGAEYKDMHADYTGQGVDQLQKVIDTIKKNPEDRRIIMCAWNPKDLSRMALPPCHALCQFYVCDGELSCQLYQRSGDMGLGVPFNIASYALLTYMIAHITGLKPGDFVHTLGDAHIYLNHIEPLKVQLQREIRPFPKLKILRKVESIDDFQAEDFEICDYNPHPTIKMQMAV
- the enosf1 gene encoding mitochondrial enolase superfamily member 1 isoform X3; protein product: MSHRIVSVSVRDVRFPTSLEQHGSDAMHTDPDYSAAYVVLHTACGLRGFGLTFTLGKGTEIVVLAVEALADLVVGKSLQDIVKDFRGFYRLLTSDGQMRWLGPEKGVIQLATAAVLNAVWDLWARAEGKPLWKLLVDMDPEQIVSCVDFRYITDVLTEKEALDILVGAQEGKKQREDRMMKEGYPAYTTSCAWLGYSDQQLKQLCTDALKSGWTKFKVKVGANLDDDIHRCRLIRQTIGPNNTLMIDANQRWDVAEAISWVTSLSEFKPLWIEEPTSPDDILGHAAISKCANRVMFKQFLQASALQFVQIDSCRLGSVNENLAVLLMAHKFQVPVCPHAGGVGLCELVQHLILFDYICVSASLSNRMCEYVDHLHEHFTSPVVIQNAHYMPPKDPGYSCEMLESSVQRHQYPEGDTWKLLMNK